In a single window of the Elaeis guineensis isolate ETL-2024a chromosome 8, EG11, whole genome shotgun sequence genome:
- the LOC105050507 gene encoding uncharacterized protein isoform X3 — MPMLDASSSMDGRSEFGMGCVAEDYVFVWNGVEIRFCGGFLSTDGGRGGSVRLRLLQSTANSETPRRRREENSIPNVIEAKGFLAEGGGLDGSPAYLFPSSLDPNIQMLTWIRFFYEVYFRLNCV; from the exons ATGCCAATGCTCGACGCTTCTAGCAGTATGGACGGAAGATCCGAATTCGGCATGGGTTGCGTGGCGGAAGATTACGTTTTCGTTTGGAACGGCGTTGAGATTCGATTTTGTGGTGGATTTTTGTCGACGGATGGCGGGAGGGGCGGCTCTGTAAGGCTGCGGCTCCTCCAAAGCACCGCAAATTCCGAAACTCCAAGGAGACGGCGAGAAGAGAACTCCATCCCAAACGTGATCGAGGCCAAGGGGTTCTTAGCCGAAGGAGGCGGCCTCGATGGATCCCCAG CTTACCTGTTTCCAAGCAGTTTAGATCCCAATATACAAATGCTTACTTGGATCAGGTTCTTTTATGAAG TTTATTTCAGGTTGAACTGTGTATGA
- the LOC105050507 gene encoding uncharacterized protein isoform X2, with product MPMLDASSSMDGRSEFGMGCVAEDYVFVWNGVEIRFCGGFLSTDGGRGGSVRLRLLQSTANSETPRRRREENSIPNVIEAKGFLAEGGGLDGSPAYLFPSSLDPNIQMLTWIRFFYEVAGVMSFLILHECYL from the exons ATGCCAATGCTCGACGCTTCTAGCAGTATGGACGGAAGATCCGAATTCGGCATGGGTTGCGTGGCGGAAGATTACGTTTTCGTTTGGAACGGCGTTGAGATTCGATTTTGTGGTGGATTTTTGTCGACGGATGGCGGGAGGGGCGGCTCTGTAAGGCTGCGGCTCCTCCAAAGCACCGCAAATTCCGAAACTCCAAGGAGACGGCGAGAAGAGAACTCCATCCCAAACGTGATCGAGGCCAAGGGGTTCTTAGCCGAAGGAGGCGGCCTCGATGGATCCCCAG CTTACCTGTTTCCAAGCAGTTTAGATCCCAATATACAAATGCTTACTTGGATCAGGTTCTTTTATGAAG TTGCTGGAGTTATGTCTTTTCTGATATTGCATGAATGCTACCTCTAG
- the LOC105050507 gene encoding uncharacterized protein isoform X1, with amino-acid sequence MPMLDASSSMDGRSEFGMGCVAEDYVFVWNGVEIRFCGGFLSTDGGRGGSVRLRLLQSTANSETPRRRREENSIPNVIEAKGFLAEGGGLDGSPAYLFPSSLDPNIQMLTWIRFFYEGPLCQPASNELPWQNEQFISG; translated from the exons ATGCCAATGCTCGACGCTTCTAGCAGTATGGACGGAAGATCCGAATTCGGCATGGGTTGCGTGGCGGAAGATTACGTTTTCGTTTGGAACGGCGTTGAGATTCGATTTTGTGGTGGATTTTTGTCGACGGATGGCGGGAGGGGCGGCTCTGTAAGGCTGCGGCTCCTCCAAAGCACCGCAAATTCCGAAACTCCAAGGAGACGGCGAGAAGAGAACTCCATCCCAAACGTGATCGAGGCCAAGGGGTTCTTAGCCGAAGGAGGCGGCCTCGATGGATCCCCAG CTTACCTGTTTCCAAGCAGTTTAGATCCCAATATACAAATGCTTACTTGGATCAGGTTCTTTTATGAAG GGCCTCTGTGTCAGCCTGCATCTAATGAATTGCCATGGCAAAACGAGCAGTTTATTTCAGGTTGA
- the LOC105050507 gene encoding uncharacterized protein isoform X4: protein MPMLDASSSMDGRSEFGMGCVAEDYVFVWNGVEIRFCGGFLSTDGGRGGSVRLRLLQSTANSETPRRRREENSIPNVIEAKGFLAEGGGLDGSPAYLFPSSLDPNIQMLTWIRFFYEGSLSIGM, encoded by the exons ATGCCAATGCTCGACGCTTCTAGCAGTATGGACGGAAGATCCGAATTCGGCATGGGTTGCGTGGCGGAAGATTACGTTTTCGTTTGGAACGGCGTTGAGATTCGATTTTGTGGTGGATTTTTGTCGACGGATGGCGGGAGGGGCGGCTCTGTAAGGCTGCGGCTCCTCCAAAGCACCGCAAATTCCGAAACTCCAAGGAGACGGCGAGAAGAGAACTCCATCCCAAACGTGATCGAGGCCAAGGGGTTCTTAGCCGAAGGAGGCGGCCTCGATGGATCCCCAG CTTACCTGTTTCCAAGCAGTTTAGATCCCAATATACAAATGCTTACTTGGATCAGGTTCTTTTATGAAG GAAGCCTATCCATTGGGATGTAG